The Desulfatibacillum aliphaticivorans DSM 15576 genome includes a window with the following:
- a CDS encoding 4Fe-4S dicluster-binding protein has translation MSEDVYRKLQQQLDQYSMGYPATESGIEIKILKYLFSEEDANVFLNMTPKLEAPEAVAQRMGEPEAEMAAKLEDMAERGLLFRLKKGGVSKYGTIPFVHGLFEFQVKTLDKELSEMGGQYFDEAFDDAMQFGVEHFLRTIPVQQSLDVAHNVASYEDAVEILKKVPQIVITDCICRKRASIMEEDCGKALEACFMFGSMGQYYIDRDMGRVISLEEAIQILEKCREDGLVTQPATAQNPGGMCNCCGDCCGVLRAINKHPKPVEIVFSNHYAVVSDEDCTGCETCLERCQMGAIDMKDDVAQINLDRCIGCGLCVTTCPTEAITLAAKSENAMRLPPASMMEQMMGMAQKRGLM, from the coding sequence ATGTCAGAAGACGTTTATCGTAAATTGCAGCAACAGTTGGATCAATATTCCATGGGATACCCTGCCACGGAATCCGGCATTGAAATCAAGATCCTCAAATATTTGTTCAGCGAAGAAGACGCCAATGTTTTCCTGAATATGACCCCCAAACTGGAAGCTCCGGAAGCCGTGGCCCAGCGCATGGGCGAGCCAGAGGCTGAAATGGCGGCCAAGCTGGAGGACATGGCCGAGCGCGGCCTTTTGTTCCGCCTGAAAAAGGGCGGCGTTTCCAAATACGGGACGATTCCGTTCGTCCACGGCCTGTTTGAGTTTCAGGTCAAGACTCTGGACAAGGAACTCTCGGAGATGGGCGGGCAATACTTTGATGAAGCCTTTGACGACGCCATGCAATTCGGGGTGGAGCATTTTCTCCGCACCATTCCGGTCCAGCAATCCTTGGACGTGGCCCATAACGTGGCCAGCTACGAAGACGCCGTGGAAATCCTGAAAAAAGTCCCTCAGATAGTTATCACCGACTGCATTTGCCGTAAGCGGGCGTCCATTATGGAAGAGGATTGCGGCAAAGCCCTGGAAGCCTGCTTTATGTTCGGCTCCATGGGGCAATATTATATCGACCGCGACATGGGCCGGGTGATCAGCCTGGAGGAAGCCATCCAAATATTGGAAAAATGTCGGGAGGACGGCTTGGTCACCCAGCCGGCCACCGCCCAGAATCCCGGCGGCATGTGCAATTGCTGCGGCGATTGCTGCGGGGTCTTGAGAGCCATAAACAAGCATCCCAAGCCGGTGGAGATCGTTTTTTCCAACCATTACGCCGTAGTGTCCGACGAAGACTGCACCGGCTGCGAAACCTGCCTGGAGCGCTGTCAGATGGGCGCCATCGACATGAAGGACGACGTCGCTCAAATCAACCTGGACCGCTGCATCGGCTGCGGCCTGTGCGTCACCACCTGTCCGACGGAAGCCATTACCCTGGCTGCCAAATCCGAGAACGCAATGCGCCTCCCGCCCGCCTCCATGATGGAGCAGATGATGGGCATGGCCCAAAAACGCGGACTCATGTAA
- a CDS encoding TetR/AcrR family transcriptional regulator: MTSKRKQDAKTRLLRAGAKIVIQKGFNDTGLQEILDAARVPKGSFYFYFKSKEDYGLHLIDFYADFFDRHARGHFKGEEGPYIPKIEAFLDWQGDYMEAVGYQGGCPFGNLGQEMGDRNENFRTRLLEIFDRQRRLLAGVLEKARIAGEIRPDIDSVQMAEHIICAWQGTLIQMKLSQNSYSRKVFKQNIFGGLLAPPPDFSTGADERRQHV, encoded by the coding sequence ATGACATCCAAACGCAAACAGGACGCCAAGACCCGCCTGTTAAGGGCGGGGGCGAAAATTGTGATCCAAAAGGGCTTTAACGACACCGGGCTCCAGGAAATCCTGGACGCAGCCCGGGTGCCCAAGGGCTCTTTTTATTTTTATTTCAAGAGCAAGGAAGATTACGGGCTTCATCTTATCGATTTTTATGCGGATTTTTTCGACCGCCACGCCCGCGGGCATTTCAAGGGCGAGGAAGGCCCATACATCCCGAAAATCGAAGCCTTTCTGGATTGGCAAGGGGACTACATGGAAGCCGTCGGCTATCAAGGCGGTTGCCCCTTTGGCAATCTGGGGCAGGAAATGGGGGACCGGAACGAGAATTTCCGCACGCGGCTCCTGGAGATTTTCGACCGGCAGCGCCGGCTCCTGGCCGGAGTTCTGGAAAAAGCCCGGATCGCCGGAGAAATTCGTCCGGACATCGACTCCGTACAGATGGCAGAGCACATCATCTGCGCCTGGCAGGGAACCCTCATCCAAATGAAGCTCAGTCAGAATTCATATTCAAGAAAAGTGTTCAAGCAAAATATATTCGGCGGATTGCTGGCTCCGCCGCCGGATTTCTCAACCGGCGCCGACGAACGGCGTCAACATGTTTAA
- a CDS encoding NAD(P)H-dependent flavin oxidoreductase has translation MSQLLEMLGCQYPILQGPIGELYDPGMVAAVSEAGAFGVLALGFVSDLEQVKALVGKIRELTDKPFGANLMISMNPNNDRILEILYEAGVRVVTTSGGSPKKIYPKIKEMGMQGLHVTLSAPMAAKSVEAGADGVVVSGTESGGLRTLGPESTNFILIPLTCDMVSAPVVAAGGIADKRGYRAAMALGAQGVQIGTAFLAAEESPACQAWKEAIMQCGDAGTVRVPLGPMAMRAIMNPKLKEMVGQGEDFSKEYNLMNAGQAWRSGDFDLFPAGAGQVSALISKIRPVKDIIQEMVS, from the coding sequence ATGTCCCAACTGCTGGAAATGCTCGGTTGTCAATACCCCATTCTTCAAGGGCCTATCGGCGAGTTGTACGACCCCGGTATGGTCGCGGCGGTGTCCGAGGCCGGCGCCTTCGGCGTGCTGGCCCTGGGGTTCGTGTCGGACCTGGAACAGGTAAAGGCCTTGGTGGGCAAGATCCGGGAGCTGACGGACAAGCCTTTTGGCGCCAACCTCATGATTTCCATGAATCCCAACAACGACCGGATTCTGGAAATCCTCTACGAGGCCGGGGTGCGTGTGGTGACGACCTCCGGGGGCTCGCCCAAGAAGATTTATCCCAAAATCAAGGAAATGGGCATGCAAGGGCTGCACGTGACTTTGTCCGCGCCCATGGCGGCCAAATCCGTGGAAGCCGGCGCCGACGGCGTGGTGGTGTCCGGCACGGAGTCGGGCGGGCTGCGCACCTTGGGACCGGAATCCACCAATTTTATCCTGATTCCCTTGACCTGCGACATGGTGAGCGCGCCGGTTGTCGCCGCCGGAGGCATTGCGGACAAACGGGGATACCGGGCGGCCATGGCATTGGGCGCCCAGGGCGTGCAGATAGGCACGGCCTTTTTGGCGGCGGAGGAAAGCCCTGCCTGCCAGGCCTGGAAAGAGGCCATCATGCAATGCGGCGATGCGGGCACGGTGCGGGTTCCTTTGGGCCCCATGGCCATGCGCGCCATTATGAACCCCAAGCTGAAGGAAATGGTTGGGCAGGGAGAGGATTTTTCCAAGGAGTACAATCTGATGAACGCAGGCCAGGCCTGGAGAAGCGGGGATTTCGATCTTTTTCCCGCAGGCGCGGGGCAGGTCAGCGCTCTGATTTCGAAAATCCGTCCGGTCAAAGACATTATTCAGGAAATGGTTTCGTAA
- a CDS encoding SDR family NAD(P)-dependent oxidoreductase, with protein MDVFNEKIAVVTGAAAGIGKALCLALGRSGAFVIAAGHHLDRVERTAREVRDQGGSATAAQVDVTQEEDVKKIIDRTVQERGRLDYYFNNAGISIAGEMRDLSLDDWRRVLDVNLMGVLYGSHYAYAAMAAQGHGHIVNVSSLGGLLPFPVKGPYSASKHAVVGLTSTLRAEAARLGVKVSLVCPGLIETEIWEKTPIHKADNKDVKNIFTLPMLPVDKAAELTLKGVARNKGIIVFPFHAKLAWRAYRLSPALLTPMGWYMMRSFRKIRKDQA; from the coding sequence ATGGATGTTTTCAACGAAAAGATTGCCGTAGTCACCGGAGCGGCGGCCGGAATCGGCAAGGCCCTTTGTTTGGCTTTGGGCCGGAGCGGCGCTTTTGTAATCGCGGCGGGCCATCACCTGGACCGGGTGGAAAGAACGGCCCGGGAAGTCAGGGACCAGGGCGGGTCCGCAACCGCCGCCCAGGTGGACGTGACTCAGGAAGAGGACGTTAAAAAGATCATTGACCGGACCGTGCAGGAGCGCGGACGGCTGGATTATTATTTCAACAACGCGGGCATCAGCATTGCGGGAGAAATGCGCGACCTGTCCCTGGACGACTGGCGCAGGGTGCTGGACGTAAACCTCATGGGCGTCCTGTACGGCTCCCACTACGCCTATGCAGCCATGGCCGCCCAGGGCCACGGGCATATTGTAAACGTTTCGTCCCTGGGAGGGCTGTTGCCCTTTCCGGTCAAGGGGCCGTATTCCGCATCCAAGCACGCGGTGGTGGGGCTCACGTCCACGCTGCGGGCCGAAGCCGCCCGTTTGGGGGTTAAGGTCAGCCTGGTTTGCCCCGGCCTCATTGAAACGGAAATCTGGGAAAAAACCCCCATACACAAGGCTGACAACAAGGATGTGAAGAATATTTTCACCCTTCCCATGCTGCCGGTGGACAAGGCGGCGGAGCTTACTCTTAAGGGCGTAGCCAGGAACAAGGGAATCATTGTGTTTCCCTTTCACGCCAAGCTGGCCTGGAGGGCCTATCGCTTATCCCCGGCGCTGTTGACTCCCATGGGATGGTACATGATGCGGAGCTTCAGGAAGATTCGCAAAGACCAGGCATGA
- a CDS encoding 2-hydroxyacyl-CoA dehydratase subunit D — MGEKALKKLQVWKYQRRRLRLLIFLLRFPRLVYVFTRLLRFVIPGRETRSNSARRHSFSMIGGGLVRPADLKAMRYVYLDYLEYMDDLLYAEKGTWPVVWSEFNLSNEILRVLDVVMYVPESMAIMGHNMGTHTTVKIIEAAEREGLPTEFCSAGKAAIGAYLTHQAPKPDLLISSSHPCDSVVSSYQTLEYLTKAPLFSVDTPYWDDDDSVDYYADNLLELIGFLEDNTGLKVNWDDLAQVCDNINRTNALLQEYTEMARAVPSPCNLTCLLLGWQHSIAAHGTENGLQFARMICENAKARLAKGKGFIKKQKIRVIWWDIPIGFHFLEPWLNRRFGAVTVADFMGRVNTNMIDLSSRETMIRDLARSHLNIAMARQLRGPAEFFTEELKRILEEYSGDCMIFTRHQGCKGGWAMGKLIRDVCQKSDLPVLFLSTDSFDPRFASEQEIKREITEFFQNNGLA, encoded by the coding sequence GTGGGGGAAAAAGCATTAAAAAAACTCCAGGTGTGGAAGTATCAACGGCGCAGGCTCAGGCTTTTGATCTTTCTGCTTAGGTTTCCCAGGCTGGTGTATGTCTTCACGCGCCTGCTGCGTTTTGTCATACCCGGCAGGGAAACCCGGTCCAACAGCGCCCGTCGCCACAGTTTCTCCATGATCGGCGGGGGCCTGGTCAGGCCCGCGGACCTCAAGGCCATGCGCTATGTATACCTTGATTACCTGGAATACATGGACGACCTGTTGTATGCGGAAAAAGGGACCTGGCCGGTGGTGTGGTCCGAGTTCAACCTGTCCAACGAAATCCTGCGGGTGCTGGACGTGGTCATGTATGTGCCCGAGTCCATGGCCATCATGGGGCATAATATGGGCACGCACACCACGGTGAAGATCATCGAGGCTGCAGAGCGGGAAGGGCTGCCCACGGAGTTTTGCTCCGCAGGCAAGGCGGCCATAGGCGCTTATTTGACTCATCAGGCGCCCAAGCCGGATTTGCTTATTTCAAGCTCCCATCCGTGCGATTCCGTGGTTTCCAGCTATCAAACCCTGGAATACCTGACCAAAGCGCCGCTGTTTTCCGTGGACACCCCCTATTGGGACGATGACGACAGCGTGGATTATTACGCAGACAACCTCCTGGAGTTGATCGGTTTTCTGGAGGACAACACCGGCCTGAAAGTAAACTGGGACGATTTGGCTCAGGTGTGCGACAACATTAACAGGACCAACGCCCTGCTGCAGGAATATACGGAAATGGCCCGGGCTGTGCCGTCGCCGTGCAACCTGACCTGCCTGCTTTTGGGGTGGCAGCACAGCATTGCGGCCCATGGCACGGAAAACGGGCTTCAGTTCGCCCGAATGATTTGCGAGAACGCCAAGGCCCGGCTCGCCAAGGGCAAGGGATTTATCAAAAAGCAGAAAATCCGGGTCATCTGGTGGGACATCCCCATCGGCTTTCATTTTTTGGAGCCCTGGTTGAACCGGCGTTTCGGCGCCGTGACCGTGGCGGATTTCATGGGCAGGGTCAATACCAACATGATCGACCTGTCCTCCCGGGAAACCATGATCCGGGACCTGGCCCGATCCCATTTGAATATTGCCATGGCGCGCCAATTGCGCGGCCCGGCCGAGTTTTTCACCGAGGAATTAAAGCGCATTTTGGAGGAATACTCGGGCGATTGCATGATTTTCACCCGGCACCAGGGCTGTAAAGGGGGCTGGGCCATGGGAAAATTAATACGGGATGTTTGCCAAAAGTCCGATCTTCCTGTATTATTTCTATCTACGGACTCTTTTGACCCCCGTTTCGCCTCGGAGCAGGAGATTAAACGGGAGATTACCGAGTTCTTTCAAAATAACGGACTGGCCTGA
- a CDS encoding PaaI family thioesterase: MTDWNKVLDSLLEDSPGEPLITSRAHETLGLPKLKKWAPGMVHAEWAFDERMGNSRGEVYGGFYAALGDTLSAIAAMTVLKPDEIVKTTDLRVSYFRPMKEGVVHATAIVINRSRTTVHVEVDFKNLEDKLLAKAYATHQAVKPE, encoded by the coding sequence ATGACCGATTGGAACAAGGTGCTGGACAGCCTGCTGGAAGACTCGCCCGGCGAACCCCTGATTACGTCCAGGGCGCACGAAACCCTTGGCCTGCCCAAATTGAAAAAATGGGCGCCAGGCATGGTCCACGCCGAATGGGCCTTTGACGAACGCATGGGCAACAGCCGGGGCGAGGTCTACGGAGGCTTTTACGCGGCCCTGGGCGACACCTTGTCGGCCATTGCGGCCATGACCGTCTTAAAGCCTGATGAAATCGTCAAAACCACAGACCTTCGGGTGTCTTATTTTCGCCCCATGAAAGAAGGCGTGGTCCATGCAACCGCAATAGTCATCAACCGCAGCAGAACCACCGTGCACGTGGAAGTGGACTTTAAGAATCTCGAGGACAAACTCCTGGCCAAGGCCTACGCAACCCATCAGGCGGTCAAGCCGGAGTAG
- a CDS encoding GerMN domain-containing protein, with protein MNQLGKILMRRRSRQILSLLWTLLVLGLLVPLGSLFADQTRPESGAEQGALQERTDVAHLYFISPKGYHLAAEDRRLEANQAPALHAKALIQALLDGPRGDGLRCIPEDTRLLAVYVRNGLCYVDFSREISQGLPGGAEAEYMTVFALVNTLCLNVQDISSVKILIEGKEAETLGGHVELTYPFGADMTIIR; from the coding sequence TTGAATCAATTGGGTAAAATCCTCATGCGCAGGCGCAGCCGACAAATATTGTCCCTTTTATGGACCTTGCTGGTTTTGGGATTGTTAGTCCCACTAGGAAGCCTGTTTGCGGACCAGACACGCCCGGAGTCCGGCGCGGAGCAAGGCGCGCTGCAGGAGAGGACCGACGTCGCCCATTTGTATTTTATCAGCCCCAAGGGGTATCACCTGGCGGCGGAGGATCGCCGTTTGGAAGCCAATCAGGCGCCGGCCTTGCACGCCAAAGCCCTGATACAAGCCCTGTTGGACGGCCCCCGGGGCGACGGTTTGCGATGCATACCCGAGGATACGCGGCTTTTGGCCGTTTATGTTCGGAACGGACTGTGCTATGTTGATTTTTCCCGGGAGATCTCGCAAGGGCTTCCCGGAGGCGCCGAGGCGGAGTACATGACCGTATTCGCCCTGGTCAACACCTTGTGCCTGAACGTCCAGGATATCTCCTCCGTTAAAATCCTGATTGAAGGTAAAGAAGCTGAAACCCTTGGCGGCCATGTGGAACTGACTTATCCATTTGGCGCAGACATGACGATAATACGATGA
- the fusA gene encoding elongation factor G, with translation MSKKIPVSKMRNIGIIAHIDAGKTTVTERILYYTGRSHKLGEVHDGEAVMDWMTDEQERGITITSAVTTCHWDGHEIHIIDTPGHVDFTIEVERSLRVLDGAIGVFCAVGGVQPQSETVWRQADKYHVPKMAFVNKMDRIGADFFGTVQELKDILGIKPLLLQIPIGAEDAFEGVIDLLNMEQITWDETSLGASFQRSPLEGDRAEEAETYREQLVEDVAEFDDELMELYLEEGEVSKDRLIQGIRKATIESGAVPVLCGSALRNVGVQPLLDAITAFLPSPKEVPPARGVHPESKEEIICGNSEKDPLAALIFKVSMPEGRKLCFARIYSGKLIAGQDVFNPTLGRKEKPARILSIHANKRERIEQAGAGNIVGIVGMKDSSTGDTLCTMDKPVMLERIETYEPVISIAVEPKTHSDQEKLPAVLDKLMAEDPTFKVREDEETGQTIISGMGELHLEILVSRMQREFNTQVNVGKPQVVYRETVGKEAVGTGLFDREVAGHNHFAQVDIRLEPRSRGTGNTFAVAPGFDAIPEHLIPHIEQGVMEAFGSGVVMGYPVLDVAATLAGGVFREGAGTDLAFRVAASMAVNDALLAADSALLEPILDLEITAPEANTGDVIGDLNSRGGKIEALESATGVGIIKAVAPLSKMFGYSTDLRSATQGRGTFSMKFSHYDKI, from the coding sequence ATGAGTAAAAAAATACCTGTAAGCAAAATGCGCAATATCGGCATCATCGCTCATATTGACGCTGGAAAAACCACGGTGACCGAGCGCATCCTGTACTACACCGGACGCTCTCACAAGCTCGGCGAGGTCCACGACGGCGAGGCCGTTATGGACTGGATGACCGACGAACAGGAACGGGGAATCACCATTACCTCGGCGGTGACCACCTGCCATTGGGACGGCCATGAAATCCATATTATTGACACTCCCGGGCATGTGGACTTCACCATCGAGGTGGAGCGCTCCCTGCGGGTGCTTGACGGCGCCATCGGCGTTTTCTGCGCCGTGGGCGGGGTTCAGCCCCAGTCGGAAACCGTGTGGCGGCAGGCCGACAAGTACCATGTCCCCAAAATGGCCTTTGTGAACAAAATGGACCGCATCGGCGCGGACTTCTTCGGCACGGTCCAGGAATTGAAGGACATCCTGGGCATTAAGCCCCTGCTGCTCCAGATCCCCATTGGCGCGGAAGACGCCTTTGAAGGCGTTATCGACCTGTTGAACATGGAGCAGATCACCTGGGACGAAACCAGCCTGGGCGCCTCGTTTCAAAGATCGCCTCTGGAAGGCGACCGGGCCGAAGAGGCCGAGACCTACCGGGAGCAGCTTGTGGAAGACGTCGCGGAATTCGACGACGAGCTGATGGAGCTCTACCTGGAGGAAGGGGAAGTCTCCAAGGATAGGCTGATCCAGGGCATCCGCAAGGCGACCATCGAATCCGGCGCCGTGCCGGTCCTGTGCGGATCCGCCTTGCGCAACGTGGGAGTTCAGCCCCTGCTGGACGCCATCACGGCCTTTTTGCCGAGCCCCAAGGAAGTTCCTCCGGCCCGGGGCGTGCATCCCGAGTCCAAGGAGGAAATCATCTGCGGCAATTCGGAGAAGGACCCCCTGGCCGCCCTGATTTTTAAAGTATCCATGCCCGAAGGCCGAAAGCTATGCTTCGCCCGCATATACAGCGGCAAGCTCATCGCCGGCCAGGACGTGTTCAATCCCACTTTGGGCCGCAAGGAAAAGCCCGCCCGCATCTTGTCCATCCACGCCAACAAGCGGGAACGCATCGAACAGGCGGGCGCGGGAAACATCGTGGGCATCGTGGGCATGAAAGACTCCTCCACCGGCGACACCTTGTGCACCATGGACAAGCCGGTCATGCTGGAGCGCATCGAAACCTACGAGCCGGTCATTTCCATCGCCGTGGAGCCCAAGACCCACAGCGATCAGGAAAAACTTCCCGCGGTTCTGGATAAGCTCATGGCGGAAGACCCCACATTCAAGGTGCGGGAGGACGAGGAAACCGGCCAGACCATCATCTCAGGCATGGGAGAATTGCACCTGGAAATCCTGGTCAGCCGCATGCAGCGGGAATTCAACACCCAGGTCAACGTGGGCAAACCCCAGGTCGTCTACCGCGAAACCGTGGGCAAGGAAGCCGTGGGAACCGGATTGTTCGACCGCGAGGTCGCCGGCCACAATCATTTCGCCCAGGTGGACATCCGCCTGGAGCCCCGGTCCAGAGGGACGGGCAACACATTCGCCGTGGCCCCCGGGTTCGACGCCATCCCGGAACACCTCATTCCTCATATAGAGCAAGGCGTGATGGAAGCCTTTGGCAGCGGCGTGGTCATGGGTTACCCCGTGCTGGACGTAGCCGCCACACTGGCGGGCGGCGTTTTTCGGGAAGGCGCAGGGACCGACCTGGCGTTCCGCGTGGCCGCCTCCATGGCCGTGAACGACGCCTTGCTGGCTGCGGACTCCGCATTGCTGGAGCCCATCCTGGACCTGGAAATCACGGCGCCGGAAGCCAATACCGGCGACGTCATCGGAGATTTGAACTCCCGGGGCGGCAAAATCGAAGCTCTGGAATCCGCCACCGGCGTGGGAATCATCAAGGCTGTGGCGCCCTTGTCCAAGATGTTCGGGTACTCCACCGATCTGAGGTCCGCCACCCAGGGCCGGGGAACCTTTAGCATGAAGTTCTCCCATTACGACAAAATTTAG